One segment of Thermosipho atlanticus DSM 15807 DNA contains the following:
- a CDS encoding DUF368 domain-containing protein yields MFRYFFGGILMGLANLVPGISGGTMAVIAGIYNDLVVSISDLFKFKKNSFKILFVIGVGIFVSLFSGAKVFEFGLENYPFYMYSFFFGLILASIFYLKRKIKFRILPTIVGIILVLVPNFLPYSSSVSNLKLFFGGFLGGAAMIIPGLSGSLMLLILGIYDTGISAISNMKLGVLIILGLGVLVGIYAISHLIRWALEKNEVFVNNFVFGLVIGSLYPIFPTMHGKGSIFLGLFVAIVGYFLALLIEKIDNNML; encoded by the coding sequence TTGTTCAGATATTTTTTTGGAGGAATACTAATGGGACTTGCAAATTTAGTTCCTGGTATTAGCGGAGGAACTATGGCAGTGATAGCAGGTATTTATAATGATTTAGTGGTATCTATTTCAGATTTATTTAAATTTAAAAAAAATAGTTTTAAAATATTGTTTGTTATTGGAGTAGGAATTTTTGTTTCTCTTTTTTCCGGAGCAAAAGTTTTCGAATTTGGACTTGAAAATTATCCGTTTTATATGTATTCATTCTTTTTTGGTTTGATTCTGGCTTCTATTTTTTACTTGAAAAGGAAAATTAAATTTAGGATTTTGCCGACAATTGTTGGTATAATTTTAGTATTAGTACCGAATTTTCTTCCTTATAGTTCATCAGTTTCAAATTTAAAACTTTTTTTTGGTGGATTTTTAGGTGGAGCTGCAATGATAATCCCAGGATTAAGTGGCTCTTTGATGCTGCTGATTTTAGGGATATATGATACGGGAATTTCAGCAATTAGTAATATGAAACTTGGCGTATTAATAATTCTTGGTTTAGGAGTTTTAGTAGGAATTTACGCTATTTCTCATTTGATAAGGTGGGCTTTAGAAAAGAATGAAGTATTTGTTAATAATTTCGTTTTTGGTTTGGTCATTGGATCATTATATCCTATTTTTCCAACAATGCATGGAAAAGGTAGTATTTTTTTAGGACTTTTTGTGGCAATTGTAGGTTACTTTTTGGCATTATTAATAGAAAAAATTGATAATAATATGCTATAA
- a CDS encoding ribosome maturation factor RimP, with product MKNNELIKKVKELAKSATEKYGLELFDVKYYNQSGKWILEIIIDNPFDYVSTTDCEKVSREIEATLDMLDIIPKRYFLTVSSPGLDRPLRNINDFIRFQNKKAKIITKTKTIIGQILNVENNVIYILLENGNTERINYSEIEKANLEIEF from the coding sequence ATGAAAAACAATGAATTAATTAAAAAAGTCAAAGAACTTGCAAAAAGTGCAACCGAAAAATATGGTTTAGAATTATTTGATGTGAAGTATTATAATCAATCCGGAAAATGGATCTTAGAAATCATTATAGACAACCCTTTTGATTATGTTAGCACAACAGATTGCGAAAAGGTCTCTAGAGAAATTGAAGCTACTTTAGATATGCTAGATATCATCCCAAAAAGATATTTTCTTACTGTTTCTTCACCTGGACTTGATAGACCTTTAAGAAATATAAATGATTTTATTAGATTTCAAAATAAAAAAGCAAAAATAATCACAAAAACAAAAACAATTATTGGTCAAATTTTAAATGTTGAGAATAATGTTATCTACATTCTCTTAGAAAATGGAAATACCGAAAGGATTAATTATTCAGAAATTGAAAAAGCAAATTTAGAAATTGAATTTTAG
- a CDS encoding 2,3-bisphosphoglycerate-independent phosphoglycerate mutase has protein sequence MLDRQNVIKDLISSNNSKIVMLVMDGIGDIPNEQGVTPLQKANTPNLDFLATKSDLGQTIPVLPGITPGSGPGHLGIFGYDPLKYQIGRGILEALGSDVEVGEKDVVARGNFATIDGNIILDRRAGRPATEESAKVVELLNEKIKQIDDVKITFYPGKEHRFVVKLTGEGLGDKLEDADPQKEGKPIKYTTALEPGSEKTAIIVNKLLDKIKEVLKDNPKMNFALLRGFSKYPDLPQFGNVFKLKAAAIAVYPMYRGLAKLVGMNVVTTGQTVEDEFNTVKEIWNEFDFFYIHVKKTDSYGEDGNFENKVKVIEEVDRALPILLELKPDVLIITGDHSTPCLMKGHSFHPVPLMISAKYTRRGLSKTFDEFECVRGTLGTIYAVDIMPLALAYSGRLKKYGA, from the coding sequence ATGTTAGACAGGCAAAACGTTATTAAAGATTTGATATCCTCTAATAACTCAAAAATCGTAATGTTGGTAATGGATGGTATAGGTGATATTCCCAATGAACAAGGTGTAACTCCATTACAAAAAGCAAATACTCCTAATCTTGATTTTCTCGCAACCAAGAGTGATTTGGGACAAACCATTCCTGTTTTACCTGGAATAACCCCTGGAAGTGGTCCCGGTCATTTGGGAATTTTTGGGTATGATCCTTTAAAATATCAGATAGGTAGAGGAATATTAGAAGCATTGGGAAGCGATGTAGAAGTTGGTGAAAAAGATGTTGTTGCAAGAGGAAATTTTGCAACAATAGATGGTAATATAATTTTAGATAGAAGGGCAGGTAGGCCGGCGACTGAAGAAAGTGCGAAAGTAGTTGAATTATTAAACGAAAAGATAAAACAAATAGATGATGTGAAGATAACATTTTATCCTGGTAAAGAGCATCGTTTTGTAGTAAAACTTACAGGTGAAGGTTTAGGTGATAAATTAGAAGATGCAGATCCGCAAAAAGAAGGCAAGCCTATAAAGTATACAACGGCTTTAGAACCAGGTTCTGAAAAAACAGCAATTATTGTAAATAAACTATTAGATAAAATAAAAGAGGTTTTAAAGGATAACCCCAAGATGAATTTCGCACTCTTAAGGGGTTTTTCAAAATATCCAGATTTACCTCAATTTGGAAATGTTTTTAAATTGAAAGCTGCTGCAATTGCTGTGTATCCAATGTATAGAGGGCTTGCCAAATTGGTTGGCATGAATGTTGTAACAACAGGTCAGACAGTTGAAGATGAATTTAATACTGTTAAAGAGATATGGAATGAATTTGACTTTTTCTATATACATGTTAAAAAGACTGATTCATATGGTGAAGATGGAAACTTTGAAAACAAAGTAAAAGTTATTGAGGAAGTTGATAGAGCTTTACCTATTTTACTTGAATTAAAACCAGATGTTTTAATAATTACTGGTGATCATTCCACACCTTGTCTTATGAAAGGACATTCTTTTCATCCTGTTCCTTTAATGATTAGTGCTAAATATACTAGGAGAGGTTTATCAAAAACATTTGATGAGTTTGAATGTGTAAGAGGAACTTTAGGAACTATTTATGCAGTTGATATTATGCCTCTTGCACTAGCATATTCAGGAAGACTAAAAAAATACGGAGCATAA
- a CDS encoding Fur family transcriptional regulator, giving the protein MYLDALKKTLKDKKYRMTPQRELVLKVFMDNEDEHLGAEDVYRILFSNKHSVSKATVYRTIELLVEFGFLRKLDFGEGIYRYELAKKNKQHHHFICKNCGKIYEIEEKHLKTLKRELKNQGFVFENFDFKIYGICPNCNKKTKKRKEKKK; this is encoded by the coding sequence ATGTATCTCGACGCGTTGAAAAAAACATTAAAAGATAAAAAATACAGAATGACACCTCAAAGAGAACTTGTTTTGAAAGTATTTATGGATAATGAAGATGAACACCTTGGAGCAGAAGATGTTTATAGGATTCTGTTTTCTAACAAACATTCAGTTAGTAAGGCAACAGTTTATCGCACAATAGAACTTTTGGTAGAATTTGGATTCTTAAGAAAATTAGATTTCGGAGAAGGAATTTATAGATATGAATTAGCAAAAAAGAATAAGCAACATCATCATTTCATATGTAAAAATTGCGGGAAAATATATGAAATTGAAGAAAAACATCTCAAAACATTGAAAAGAGAGCTAAAAAATCAGGGATTTGTTTTCGAAAACTTTGATTTTAAAATATATGGAATTTGTCCGAACTGTAATAAAAAAACAAAAAAAAGAAAAGAAAAGAAAAAATAA
- a CDS encoding ComEC/Rec2 family competence protein, producing the protein MVVILFLLAILGALIAPIFSVPRLLLFLPILFYKRPMFFLGLSIILIVNYMGGINVQGNFEFVGRVVQTNDNFSIVRGKIYYEEEWRNLNLSVGVYKEIPLGDIVYYYGDMTSRKLNYPKVILNKNRVMSSPYSLSIIRKVYLVTESFREELLKYSEVFYGLFGGKIKNNDYYNSGLYHFFSVSGMHVSLLFSFSLLFFSIFGIKRKIRNTISLVIPFVFIVGTGLNLPSLRAFIYLLALVILELLELKFSKLNVLCVVGITFLLLEPSLSYSLSFYMSFFSTFGILSVENKYLKPIAAFLGSAPYLSLFSSINIFSIVGSIIILLPVQAVLILLSLSFLFYLLNFHVLTHAFLYIALPFTKIIEAVSYIFSKLPYIPGSIYSYFFFSFLFFVFLLQFGQIPYILKSKFSKTNP; encoded by the coding sequence ATGGTCGTTATTTTGTTTCTTTTAGCTATTTTAGGGGCTTTAATAGCCCCTATTTTTTCTGTTCCGAGGCTTTTATTATTTTTACCTATACTTTTTTACAAACGGCCTATGTTCTTTTTAGGTTTATCAATTATTTTAATTGTTAATTATATGGGGGGAATAAATGTTCAGGGTAATTTTGAATTTGTTGGTCGTGTTGTACAAACAAATGATAACTTTTCAATTGTTCGGGGAAAAATTTATTACGAGGAGGAATGGCGTAATCTAAATTTAAGTGTAGGAGTTTATAAAGAAATTCCACTTGGTGATATTGTTTATTATTATGGCGATATGACAAGTAGGAAATTGAATTATCCAAAAGTGATATTAAACAAAAATAGGGTGATGTCATCACCCTATTCTTTGAGTATTATTAGAAAAGTTTATCTAGTTACTGAAAGTTTTAGAGAAGAACTTCTAAAATATAGCGAAGTTTTTTATGGATTATTTGGTGGAAAAATTAAAAATAATGATTATTATAATAGTGGTTTGTATCATTTTTTCAGTGTTTCTGGTATGCATGTTTCATTGTTATTTAGTTTTTCTTTGCTGTTTTTTTCGATTTTTGGTATTAAGAGAAAAATTAGAAATACGATTTCTTTAGTAATTCCGTTTGTATTTATTGTCGGTACAGGTTTAAACTTACCATCTCTGAGAGCCTTTATTTATCTTTTAGCATTGGTGATACTAGAATTATTGGAATTAAAATTTTCTAAACTCAATGTATTGTGTGTTGTAGGAATTACTTTTCTTTTGTTGGAACCTTCACTTTCATACTCTCTATCATTTTACATGAGTTTTTTCAGTACATTTGGTATATTAAGTGTTGAAAACAAATATTTAAAACCAATTGCTGCGTTTTTGGGAAGTGCACCATATCTGTCGCTGTTTTCATCTATTAATATTTTTTCAATTGTAGGAAGTATTATTATTTTGCTTCCTGTACAAGCTGTGCTTATTCTTCTCTCACTTTCGTTTTTATTTTATTTGTTAAATTTTCATGTTTTAACTCATGCATTTTTATATATAGCACTTCCTTTTACAAAAATTATTGAAGCGGTTTCTTATATATTTTCTAAACTACCGTACATTCCAGGTAGTATTTATTCTTATTTTTTCTTTTCTTTTCTTTTTTTTGTTTTTTTATTACAGTTCGGACAAATTCCATATATTTTAAAATCAAAGTTTTCGAAAACAAATCCCTGA
- a CDS encoding deoxyribonuclease IV, translated as MVKIGAHMPIGGGFKRVPKETVGIGGNTFQIFPHNPRQWKANLPKKDDVKKFNDGIKKYGISQDSMLCHSGYLINLASPKHETWEKSLKLLISEMQICTTLGIKYLNIHPGSHLGEGLEIGVGNIVKALDIAMEQEKSTFILLENVTKKGGNIGYELEHLKNIIDKARYPERIGITIDTCHAWDAGYNITDPIELDKFLNKIDKLFSLKKLLFVHLNDSKNELGSNKDRHENIGKGRIGINGFKVFLNHEIIKKIPWILETPGDNDVHAQDIKEVLKILEVE; from the coding sequence GTGGTAAAAATAGGAGCACATATGCCTATCGGGGGAGGTTTTAAGAGGGTACCCAAAGAAACTGTTGGAATTGGTGGAAATACGTTTCAAATTTTTCCACACAATCCCCGGCAATGGAAAGCTAACTTACCAAAAAAAGATGATGTAAAAAAATTCAACGATGGGATAAAGAAATATGGAATTTCACAAGATTCAATGTTATGCCATAGTGGTTATCTCATTAACCTAGCAAGCCCTAAACACGAAACTTGGGAAAAATCATTAAAATTGTTAATTTCTGAAATGCAAATATGTACAACGTTAGGAATCAAATATTTAAATATTCATCCTGGCAGCCATCTGGGTGAAGGTCTAGAAATTGGTGTAGGAAATATTGTAAAAGCCTTGGATATTGCAATGGAACAAGAAAAGTCTACATTCATCTTACTAGAAAATGTAACAAAAAAAGGCGGAAATATAGGGTATGAATTAGAACATTTAAAAAATATTATCGATAAAGCAAGATATCCAGAAAGAATTGGAATAACCATCGATACTTGCCATGCGTGGGATGCAGGATACAATATTACAGACCCAATTGAACTCGATAAATTTTTAAATAAAATTGACAAGCTTTTTTCATTAAAAAAGTTGTTATTTGTTCATCTCAATGATTCAAAAAATGAACTTGGTTCTAATAAAGATAGACACGAAAACATAGGAAAAGGAAGAATTGGAATAAATGGGTTTAAAGTTTTCTTAAACCATGAAATTATCAAAAAAATACCTTGGATATTAGAAACCCCCGGTGATAATGACGTACACGCTCAAGATATCAAAGAAGTATTGAAAATTTTAGAGGTGGAATGA
- a CDS encoding MnhB domain-containing protein codes for MVWLKILKYISIFLIFLVLLSMLFEKSSYSINFSSLGEVNNFVTEIYLKNRLYDTIFEVLVFSLAALGVLLFNFSIELNRIFLHEEHIRILLRFLSFFVMLSSFYLAYYGHITPGGGFSAGVAGGTALLLYALSTTISEFEHFFHGFKVKLFEKIFLFFIYIFSVVTFFEGTSFWQINNIILLNILIYLKVMFGTWIILYSFIKHRGII; via the coding sequence ATGGTATGGTTAAAAATATTAAAGTATATTTCGATCTTTTTGATATTTCTTGTTCTACTTTCGATGTTATTTGAAAAATCTAGTTATTCTATAAATTTCTCTTCTCTTGGAGAAGTAAATAATTTTGTGACTGAAATTTATTTAAAAAACAGATTATATGATACAATTTTTGAGGTTTTAGTATTTTCTTTGGCTGCTTTAGGTGTTTTATTATTTAATTTTTCTATTGAATTGAATAGAATATTTTTGCATGAAGAGCATATAAGGATTTTATTAAGATTTTTAAGTTTTTTTGTAATGTTGAGTTCTTTTTATTTGGCATATTATGGCCATATTACTCCAGGTGGAGGTTTTTCAGCTGGAGTTGCAGGTGGGACAGCACTTCTTCTATATGCCTTAAGTACTACTATAAGTGAATTTGAACATTTTTTTCACGGTTTTAAAGTAAAATTGTTTGAAAAAATTTTCTTATTTTTTATTTATATTTTTTCTGTGGTTACTTTTTTTGAAGGTACTAGCTTTTGGCAAATTAATAATATTATTCTTTTGAATATATTGATTTATCTCAAAGTGATGTTTGGAACATGGATAATATTGTACAGTTTTATTAAACATCGTGGAATAATTTAG
- a CDS encoding cupin domain-containing protein: MEIRIKKLSDKEIEELGIKNWPIWTKEVSVFDWYYDEKEKCYFLEGEVEVETQDGKTYTIKKGDFVEFPKGLKCIWKIKSPVRKHYKIG; the protein is encoded by the coding sequence ATGGAAATAAGAATTAAAAAGCTTTCTGATAAAGAAATAGAGGAACTGGGAATAAAAAATTGGCCAATTTGGACGAAAGAAGTATCAGTTTTTGATTGGTATTATGATGAAAAGGAAAAATGTTATTTTTTAGAAGGTGAAGTAGAAGTTGAAACACAAGATGGGAAAACATATACTATAAAAAAAGGTGATTTTGTTGAATTTCCAAAAGGGTTAAAATGTATTTGGAAGATCAAATCACCTGTCAGAAAGCATTATAAAATTGGTTAG
- the nusA gene encoding transcription termination factor NusA has protein sequence MNLDFLRALEQLEEEKGIKPDEIIPVIEKALVSAYRKDHGGEKNVEIIINRQTGEIEVYQLLEVVDEVEDDKKQISLEDALKIKSDASVGDIVKKRLNIKKFGRIAAQTAKQVLIQKIREIEKEKQFEKYSELIGKITTAEVIRVTPDWADIRIGKLETRLPKKEWIPGEEIEASSLIKVHIKDVKKDKKGPRIMVTRINEDFIKGLLELEVPEIENKVVEIVKIVREPGIRTKVAVKSNNPKVDPVGACIGEEGIRIAAILKELKGEKLDIIKWSEDPKEFIAAALQPASVIEVEILDFENKASRVIVPPNQLSLAIGKGGQNARLAAKLTGWKIDIKPIMNI, from the coding sequence ATGAATTTAGATTTTTTAAGGGCTTTAGAACAGTTAGAAGAAGAAAAAGGAATTAAACCAGATGAAATAATACCAGTGATTGAAAAAGCACTTGTTAGCGCATACAGGAAAGACCATGGAGGCGAAAAAAACGTTGAGATAATAATCAACAGACAAACAGGAGAGATTGAAGTATATCAATTACTTGAAGTAGTTGATGAAGTCGAAGATGACAAAAAACAGATATCTTTGGAGGACGCTTTAAAAATTAAATCAGATGCTTCAGTCGGAGATATCGTAAAAAAAAGATTGAATATAAAAAAATTTGGCAGGATTGCAGCTCAAACTGCCAAGCAGGTTCTTATTCAAAAAATTAGAGAAATAGAAAAAGAAAAACAGTTTGAAAAATATTCAGAATTAATCGGAAAAATCACTACAGCCGAAGTAATAAGAGTAACACCAGATTGGGCAGATATAAGAATAGGAAAACTTGAAACAAGACTTCCAAAAAAAGAATGGATACCAGGTGAAGAGATAGAAGCATCATCATTAATCAAAGTCCATATTAAAGACGTTAAAAAAGATAAAAAAGGACCAAGAATAATGGTTACAAGAATTAATGAAGATTTCATAAAAGGTTTATTAGAACTTGAAGTCCCTGAAATAGAAAACAAAGTTGTTGAAATAGTCAAAATTGTAAGAGAACCAGGAATCAGGACAAAAGTAGCAGTCAAATCAAATAATCCAAAAGTTGATCCCGTTGGGGCATGTATTGGCGAAGAAGGTATAAGGATTGCAGCAATATTGAAAGAATTAAAAGGTGAAAAATTAGACATTATAAAATGGTCGGAAGATCCGAAAGAATTTATTGCAGCAGCTCTTCAGCCAGCAAGTGTAATTGAAGTTGAAATTTTAGATTTTGAAAATAAAGCTTCTCGTGTTATTGTTCCACCAAACCAACTTTCTCTAGCAATTGGCAAGGGTGGCCAAAATGCACGCCTTGCAGCAAAATTAACAGGTTGGAAAATTGATATCAAACCTATAATGAATATCTGA
- the lgt gene encoding prolipoprotein diacylglyceryl transferase: protein MKKKFFYILISIFIIILIGIFLSKVFSGEIIVKRYIFRIGRFELRWYSVMIVFGIILSYILVRRRLEIYKINPEELDEALFWGIIFGIIGARIYYVIFMWKDFYSKYPSEIFKIWHGGLAIHGAIIGAILATYLYTKLKKNCSFTFLQGLDLFTSVLPLGQALGRWGNFFNYEAYGRPTNLPWGMYVPLSNRMPGYEDFSKFHPTFLYESVIDFLIFLFLYRYDLKKKSHGETTALYFILYSLNRYWIEALRTDSLYWGKIRVAQLISAVLMVFGISMFIYLRIKKAKEV, encoded by the coding sequence TTGAAAAAAAAGTTTTTTTATATCCTAATTTCAATATTTATCATAATTTTGATCGGTATTTTTTTATCAAAAGTTTTTAGTGGAGAAATTATTGTCAAAAGATATATTTTTCGGATAGGCAGATTTGAATTAAGATGGTACAGTGTAATGATTGTGTTTGGTATCATATTATCATATATTCTTGTTAGAAGACGTTTAGAAATTTATAAAATTAATCCTGAAGAACTTGATGAAGCTTTATTTTGGGGAATTATTTTTGGGATAATAGGTGCGAGAATTTATTATGTAATTTTTATGTGGAAAGATTTTTATTCTAAATATCCTTCTGAGATTTTTAAGATCTGGCATGGAGGGCTTGCAATACATGGTGCCATTATTGGTGCAATATTAGCAACATACTTATATACAAAATTGAAAAAAAATTGTTCGTTTACATTTTTGCAGGGTTTGGATTTGTTTACAAGTGTTTTGCCTTTAGGGCAAGCTCTTGGGAGATGGGGTAATTTTTTTAATTACGAAGCGTATGGCAGGCCCACCAATTTACCTTGGGGTATGTATGTTCCTCTATCAAACAGAATGCCCGGGTATGAAGATTTCAGTAAATTTCATCCAACTTTTTTATACGAAAGTGTAATTGACTTTTTAATATTCTTGTTTCTTTATAGATATGATTTAAAAAAGAAAAGTCATGGAGAAACAACGGCACTTTATTTTATATTGTACTCATTGAATAGATATTGGATTGAAGCTTTGAGAACAGATAGTCTTTATTGGGGAAAAATTAGGGTTGCACAATTAATAAGTGCAGTTTTGATGGTATTTGGAATCAGTATGTTTATTTATTTAAGGATAAAAAAAGCGAAGGAGGTGTGA
- a CDS encoding winged helix-turn-helix transcriptional regulator: MVKISNLKFFEPSPYFRKMLILESIYEDETITQKQLSIKVGIVPSLINKYLSELKKDGFITVTKTGKRAKYNLTKNGLSELNLMRLAFFNDIVNLSNQINVHLESIFLKLKGKRHIAVYGAGIVGKTLCELLVNRNFNVVVFFDDDESKIGTRIRGIPVISINSPAKFDALVVASFKNARKMANKALSIGFRDVYIFKTEGIKLIWYG, translated from the coding sequence GTGGTAAAGATTAGTAATTTAAAATTTTTTGAACCTTCTCCTTATTTTAGAAAAATGTTAATTCTAGAATCTATATACGAAGATGAAACTATAACACAAAAGCAGTTGTCAATAAAGGTAGGAATAGTACCTTCATTGATTAATAAATACTTGTCTGAATTAAAAAAAGATGGATTTATAACTGTTACAAAAACAGGAAAACGTGCGAAATACAATCTTACCAAAAATGGCTTATCAGAACTTAATTTGATGAGATTAGCTTTTTTTAATGACATAGTTAACCTTTCAAATCAAATAAATGTACACCTTGAGAGTATATTTTTGAAATTAAAAGGTAAAAGACATATTGCTGTTTACGGGGCAGGAATAGTGGGAAAGACATTGTGTGAGTTATTGGTTAATAGAAATTTTAATGTTGTAGTTTTTTTCGATGATGATGAAAGTAAAATTGGTACACGTATTCGAGGGATTCCTGTTATTAGTATTAATTCTCCAGCGAAGTTTGATGCATTAGTAGTTGCCTCTTTTAAGAACGCTCGAAAAATGGCAAATAAAGCTTTAAGTATTGGGTTTAGGGATGTATACATTTTCAAAACGGAGGGTATAAAACTAATATGGTATGGTTAA
- a CDS encoding NAD+ synthase encodes MFIRVTLAQLNSTLGDFETNYKKIIEAINFSEEKNSDFVIFPELFLTGYPPEDLVLRTSFLSKNIEYLNKIIDYSKGKNPVILLGFIDVKNDAYNAAAIIQNGQLIGKYHKQLLPNYSVFDERRYFKPGEEIVIINYGNIKIGINICEDIWSPLGPMHYQVTNGAQLILNLSASPYFYGKRELRKNYLAQKSYDYHCPIVYCNLVGGQDEIVFDGGSIVTNSEGNIIFEGKPFEEELIIIDIPIEENLRTNLHDPRRRYIEKIKNSEVITVKAQLNPTPKKFEFVNKKEYKLEKEEEIFKALTLGLKDYVIKNGFSKVVLGLSGGIDSSLVAVIAAEALKPENVIGVLMPSMYTSQHSIDDAITLAQNLNIKYHIISIEDIFEKYKEGFSEIFKGLKEDTTEENLQARIRGNILMALSNKFGYLVLATGNKSEAATGYATLYGDMVGGLSPIKDVYKTEVYKIARWYNKYKRKEIIPENVFIKPPSAELKPNQKDEDSLPPYEILDGILKEYIEKEKSVEEISEKGYNLETVKYVAKLVDKNEYKRKQSAPGIKITERSFGKDRRMPITNKYREW; translated from the coding sequence ATGTTTATAAGAGTAACTTTGGCCCAATTAAATTCTACACTTGGAGATTTTGAAACAAATTATAAAAAAATAATTGAAGCTATAAATTTTTCCGAAGAAAAAAATTCTGATTTCGTTATATTTCCTGAATTATTTCTAACCGGTTATCCTCCAGAAGACTTAGTTCTTAGAACTTCGTTTTTATCGAAAAACATAGAATACTTAAACAAAATAATAGATTATTCTAAAGGTAAAAATCCGGTTATTTTGCTTGGTTTTATTGATGTTAAAAATGATGCATATAATGCAGCTGCAATTATTCAAAATGGTCAACTAATTGGTAAATATCACAAACAACTCTTACCAAATTACAGTGTTTTTGATGAAAGAAGATATTTCAAGCCTGGTGAAGAAATTGTAATAATAAATTATGGAAACATAAAAATTGGTATTAACATTTGTGAAGACATTTGGAGTCCCTTAGGTCCAATGCATTATCAAGTAACTAATGGCGCACAACTTATTCTAAATCTTTCCGCGTCTCCATATTTTTATGGCAAACGAGAATTAAGGAAAAACTATTTGGCTCAAAAATCTTATGATTATCATTGCCCAATAGTATATTGTAATCTTGTAGGTGGGCAAGATGAAATTGTTTTTGACGGTGGAAGTATTGTAACAAATTCAGAAGGAAATATAATATTCGAAGGGAAACCTTTTGAAGAAGAATTAATAATAATCGACATACCAATCGAAGAAAATCTTCGGACAAATTTACATGATCCAAGAAGAAGATATATTGAAAAAATCAAAAACTCTGAAGTTATTACAGTAAAGGCTCAACTTAACCCTACACCAAAAAAATTCGAATTTGTTAATAAAAAAGAATATAAACTTGAAAAAGAAGAAGAAATATTTAAAGCATTAACTTTAGGACTTAAAGATTATGTAATTAAAAATGGTTTTTCGAAAGTTGTTCTAGGATTAAGTGGTGGTATAGATTCTTCATTAGTCGCTGTTATCGCTGCTGAAGCTCTTAAACCAGAAAATGTTATAGGAGTTTTGATGCCTTCTATGTATACCTCTCAACACAGTATTGATGATGCAATTACCCTTGCCCAAAATTTAAATATTAAATACCATATTATTTCTATAGAAGATATTTTTGAAAAATACAAAGAAGGTTTTTCAGAGATTTTCAAAGGCTTAAAGGAAGATACAACTGAAGAAAACTTACAAGCAAGAATCAGAGGAAATATTTTAATGGCACTTTCAAACAAATTTGGATACCTAGTTTTGGCTACTGGTAATAAAAGTGAAGCAGCTACTGGATATGCCACATTATATGGGGATATGGTTGGAGGTTTATCACCTATAAAAGACGTTTACAAAACTGAAGTATACAAAATTGCCAGGTGGTATAATAAATATAAAAGAAAAGAAATTATCCCCGAAAATGTTTTTATTAAACCACCTAGTGCTGAATTAAAACCAAACCAAAAGGATGAAGATTCATTGCCCCCATACGAAATACTTGATGGGATTTTAAAAGAATACATTGAAAAAGAAAAATCTGTAGAAGAAATTTCTGAAAAAGGTTATAACCTTGAAACTGTTAAGTATGTTGCTAAACTGGTTGACAAAAATGAATATAAGAGAAAACAAAGCGCCCCGGGAATAAAAATAACGGAAAGATCATTTGGAAAAGATAGGAGAATGCCAATCACAAATAAATATAGAGAGTGGTAG